CTTTTATGAAACTGATGAGCTTCACTCACAATCTCAAGAAGTGGGCACCGGGCAGTTGGAGATTAATTTTATTATGATATATTTTCCTTTGTAGCTAGAGCATTAACTGTTAACTcgttttttcatctttttcccCTCCTTATTTTTCAGTTGGAAAAAGAGGACTTTAACTATTGAACCAACTATAGTATTTTGTTGGCTAAAATACTGAGGCTAAAATACTGATCCTCATATAATAATATGAACTCCATGGATGGGACTACTAGGAAACATCTGTAGAATCTCAATGGGATCTTGTCTATGGGGATGCAAATTTCATTAGGGAGCTATTAGCTATATAGCGAATTATATGCTTTTACaataattgtatttttttttttggtgggcaCAGAAGTAATACTTTAGTGAGCAAAATACAACAATTACTACTATTGTTGCTTAGGGTACATGTTTCCCCATTTGTATTGTGGATCACGTGGTTTGTGGAAACTAGCTTTggacagagaaaaaaaaagaattaacttCATTTTGCATTCTCGAACTTGCATCACTTTCTCACTTTGTATTTTAAACTCTTAATTTTGAACATTTTACACCCTAATCTCTCAAAATTATCCCATTTAGGTCTAATCAATGATTATGtactttcacaaaattaacgaaTCAAAAGGTGGTGAAAATTAATGACAATGTATCATTTTGTTCCAACTACAATCCCTTAaccttttgaccaattttagttcgttattatttatgtatatgGTCTCAATTATTAATATTTCTATGACACATTTTTGGGTTTTCTATGCTGTTAATTCTGCAAAAATTATCATTGACTAAAATTAAATAGGATAAACTTGAGAATTTAGGACGTAAAATGtcgaaaataaaaaatttatgatgtaaagtattcaaaattgaaatttagtgtGCAAAGTAAACAAAATAACACAAATTCAAGGGTACAAAGTAGAGTttgtccagaaaaaaaaaaaaatctttgctAGAAAATCAGTACAATAAGTTGATTGCATTGAACTTCTTCAAGCTTTGTAtactttcaagaaattttgtAAATATTTACATCTAGAACACTTtactttcctttccttttctaaaaATGTCTTACATGTAGGACCATCAATTCTAGAGGACAATCTTCTCGTCAAAATTTACTGAACTTTTTAACAACTTCTAAAAGGTGACTGAAAATCTCACtctgtttaattgttttatgcAGCTGCCTTTAATAAGAAGGAATTAAGGATCCTCATGAATgacacccaaaaaaataaagaaaaaaagattagCATTCATAAGTTTACATTTCCTCAATTTTAAGCTTTAACCTGTCGTTTTATGTTTGTAGCTTCCCGATTCTGGATTGGCTGGAAATGAAATCAAGGATCACGTGCAGATATTGTCCGGCCATGAACAATACAAACTGAAAATGGTATCTTCAAATATCATTGGCCGGATCAAGGATCATTTGCAGATAAACCTTgtcttatttattttattctgtCCTTTCTCCACTTTGGATTATTGTCCAAAAGTTAATTTATGAAATCAATAAAATATGGATTGTCCACGAAGGATTGTAAATATCGATTGTcctttctccatttttttttgtctttaatttATACAAACCAACAATTATTTCAACCATGGGTAATTATTCACTTGACCAAATAAAAGAAACTTACGGGCGTCTTACAATTGCATTGCTTCATCATCTCCTCAATTGTCCAGCCACGGGTTTCAAAATTGTATATGGCTTCATTTgggttgaaaattttgataagataTTTGAAATTCACTCAAATCACTCTAGTTGTTTGAATCATTTAAGCGATATTTGAGATAGTACATTTTGAACATCAGAATAATCAATGATTTATGAGTCCAAATGCGTCCTACATAATCTAGACAATTAGAAgaatttgagataattttaaaCTTTTCGTTAAATCCTTCAATCCAAACGCAGCTTTAAATGATCTTCGCAGAAGCAATTATCGCACAAGCAGATCTACatgtgaaatttttattttcaagtaTCACGAAATAattattttcaaattaattaGTTATCACGAAAATGATCCGTACAAATATTATTAATTAGCCTGCAggtcaatatgaaatttaaaaGTTAAGTGGTCAATTACTAGCGATAAGTATAGTCATGTTATTGTATACTAAAAAGAGCATCCCATTCAGTTAAAGCGATTAATaggttttcttgaaaaataaataaagtgataTTCTTCCCTATGTTTTGAAAGAACTATTGATTTTTCTCAAGTGGTAGATCTAAAATATAAACACAACAAATAATACCTAAACTCAACTAGAAAACACATTATACGAAATATTACAACTCATGGGACACTAGAGAATTCTCTAGAAAACTATGCAAGAAGCTGGCAATTTTATTCTAGACGGATTGAGAGTAGTTGTTTACTTTCAACAAAGACAACTTTGCAGGACATAGGATcaattttctctccctttcatGCAAATAGCTCTAAAAGATAAACAAGATATGGTAATTAATCAATAGCATAcgggcaaaagaaaaataataaataaagacTGATGAAAAGAATTAGCGAATCCTGGCATAACACTTGAGTCCATGATGTCCGGCTAGCCttcaaatttctccatcccAAGCCATGGAAGCTGCAACACATTTACATGCACTAGTGAGGAAAGCAAACCCTATTTGTTTTACAACAAAAGCAATTCAAAAGGGCGCTAGCTCGAAAATGGACACTCATCAATGTACAGACGGAATATAATTTtgtcatgaggggtcttagtgACAAGACCTAAACAGTAATAACACCAGGGATCCTCGGTTAATCAGTGTAAAATTATTCTTAGACACAGGAAAGATTCATTGTACTGGGTAGTGGCAAAATTTTCTAGAGAAATATCAATTTCTGGTTCCAAATCAAAATATTTGTATTTCTTGTTTATTGTTCCTGGTGCCTATATAAATCATGGCATGATTAAAACACAGGAGAAATCGAATACTTTTATTGTCTGCTCTAGAAAGAGAAAGATTACTAGTGTGGAATGTGGCAAAATTTTCTATTGATTCCTTGAGAAATATTATTTGTGGTTCCaaatcaaaatatttttatttcttgtttaTTGTTCCTGGTGCCTATATAAATCATGGCATGATTAAAGACACTGGAGAAATCCATTAACATTTTATTACCTGCTCTAGAAAGAGACCAGTTCACATCAGAACCAAGCGCCCAGAAGAAATAACCGCCAAGACCCTGAGACTTAGCAAACTTAATCTTGTTTATGATGGATGTGGCATCATCGTATCCAATCCATGTAGTTCCTGCATATGAATAAGTTGACACCGTCTCACTATCATAAACTACAGTAGCATTATTCTTCAAATTGAACTCCACTATTTCATTATATCCAATCATCCCTTGGTCCCCAGGACCGACTCCCACCGCAGGAGCTCCAATTCCATTTTGGTTGCCATCCTTCAGTGTCCAGGACCTCCCATACGCAGGCAAGCCTAGAACTAGCTTCTCTGACGGTACGCCACTCGCTTTCCACGATGAAATTCCATAGCTGGTGCTTATATTGCTGGAAttgtcataaagcaatgcctgTGCGCCTGTTACTGATGTGTTCCAAAAACCGTGATAATCGTAGCACATGGGATTCAAGAAATCTAAGTACTCTAGAATTGCATATCCTGAATAAGTGCGATAAACGCCAGAATTGAAGACATTGGAAGAGAAATAAACTGCCGCTGATATAAGCAGTCGGGGTTTTCCTGAAAGAAGTGACTCCTGTTGAGCAGCTACTCGCCATTCTCTGAAGAGCAACGCAAGATTGGACATGTCTTGTTGAGTAGCTGGGTACTCCCAATCGAGATCTAAACCATCAAACCCATGTCTTCTGGCCTCATTCAAGGAGGAGATGATAAATGAAGCGCGATTGTCAAAATTACTCGCCatgtaggagaaaatgtttGCGTTTGCAGCTGCACCACCAATGGAAAGAAGGACCTTCACTGAAGGAGATTTCTGGTGAAGGGTTGTCGTGAAGTTTGTCATCCATTTTTCATCGAAGGAAGAGATGTTTAAATAGCATGACGTAGGATCAATTAAAGCGAATGCGTAGAAAAAGTGGGTGAAATATGAAGTAGGTACGCTTGATGGAGGAATAATTTCTGCTTGCCATGATGGCCAGTATGCACCTTTGA
The Coffea arabica cultivar ET-39 chromosome 6c, Coffea Arabica ET-39 HiFi, whole genome shotgun sequence genome window above contains:
- the LOC113693000 gene encoding class V chitinase CHIT5a-like, which produces MAEQRFLSILLAFMVFNIQIFPLTSGYYAVSASPSLPPSEPPVSPPYGILPPSPSPSSTSLPPWPASQPPVLPKAEPPSPCSTTPSPPPSPSPLPSSGIKGAYWPSWQAEIIPPSSVPTSYFTHFFYAFALIDPTSCYLNISSFDEKWMTNFTTTLHQKSPSVKVLLSIGGAAANANIFSYMASNFDNRASFIISSLNEARRHGFDGLDLDWEYPATQQDMSNLALLFREWRVAAQQESLLSGKPRLLISAAVYFSSNVFNSGVYRTYSGYAILEYLDFLNPMCYDYHGFWNTSVTGAQALLYDNSSNISTSYGISSWKASGVPSEKLVLGLPAYGRSWTLKDGNQNGIGAPAVGVGPGDQGMIGYNEIVEFNLKNNATVVYDSETVSTYSYAGTTWIGYDDATSIINKIKFAKSQGLGGYFFWALGSDVNWSLSRAASMAWDGEI